A region from the Gossypium hirsutum isolate 1008001.06 chromosome A08, Gossypium_hirsutum_v2.1, whole genome shotgun sequence genome encodes:
- the LOC107928357 gene encoding uncharacterized protein — MDHALVVPDSSGAIVEHSLVIGQEFPDVETCRRTLKDIAIAMHFDLRIVKSDRSRFIAKCSKEGCPWRVHVAKCPGVPTFTIRTLHGEHTCEGVRNLHHQQASVGWVARSVEARIRDNPQYKPKEILQDIQDQHGVAVSYMQAWRGKERSMAALHGTFEEGYRLLPAYCEQIRKTNPGSVASVVATRQENCFQCLFISYRASIYGFISACRPLLELDKVDLKGKYLGSLLCAAAVDADDVLFPLAIAIVDVENDENWMWFVSELRKLLGVNTENMPRLTILSERRQSIVDAVETHFPSAFHGFCLRYISENFRDTFKNTKLVNIFWNAVYALTSAEFESKIAEMVEISQDVLQWFQVFPPQLWAVAYFEGVRYGHFTLGVTELLYNWALECHELPVVQMMEHIRLQLTSWFNNRRETGIRWTSILVPSAEKRISEAIADAHCYQVLRANEVEFEIVSTERTNIVDIRSRVCSCRRWQLYGLPCAHAAAALISCGQNVHLFAEPCFTVASYRETYSQMINPIPDKSYWKESREGTEGGAANLDIMIRPPKTRRPPGRPKKKVLCVENLKRPKRVVQCGRCHLLGHSQKKCTMPI, encoded by the coding sequence ATGGATCATGCTTTAGTGGTACCCGATTCTTCTGGTGCCATTGTAGAACATTCATTAGTTATTGGGCAGGAATTTCCCGATGTTGAAACTTGCAGAAGAACCTTGAAAGATATTGCTATAGCAATGCATTTTGACCTTAGGATAGTGAAATCTGATCGAAGCCGATTTATAGCCAAGTGTTCCAAAGAAGGTTGTCCATGGCGTGTCCATGTGGCAAAATGTCCTGGAGTTCCGACTTTCACGATTAGAACTCTGCACGGAGAGCATACATGTGAAGGGGTTCGTAACCTCCATCATCAGCAAGCATCGGTGGGTTGGGTTGCAAGATCAGTAGAAGCACGTATTCGGGATAACCCACAGTACAAGCCGAAAGAAATATTGCAAGATATTCAGGACCAGCATGGAGTTGCTGTTTCTTATATGCAAGCTTGGCGTGGGAAGGAACGGAGTATGGCTGCACTTCATGGGACTTTTGAGGAAGGGTATCGTCTTCTTCCTGCATACTGTGAGCAAATAAGGAAAACCAATCCAGGAAGTGTTGCATCAGTTGTTGCTACTCGACAAGAAAATTGTTTCCAGTGCCTCTTTATTTCTTACCGTGCATCTATCTACGGGTTTATAAGTGCTTGTAGACCACTTCTGGAACTTGATAAGGTGGATCTGAAAGGAAAATACTTGGGTTCATTGCTTTGTGCTGCAGCAGTTGATGCTGATGATGTTTTGTTTCCCTTGGCAATTGCTATTGTTGatgttgaaaatgatgaaaattggaTGTGGTTCGTGTCAGAGTTGAGAAAGCTTCTTGGTGTGAACACTGAAAACATGCCCAGACTTACGATATTGTCTGAAAGACGGCAAAGCATTGTGGATGCTGTAGAAACCCATTTTCCAAGCGCTTTTCATGGATTTTGTCTACGTTATATCAGTGAAAATTTCCGTGATACGTTTAAGAACACAAAATTGGTTAATATCTTTTGGAATGCCGTTTATGCTCTCACTTCTGCCGAGTTCGAGAGCAAAATTGCTGAAATGGTAGAAATCTCACAGGATGTTTTACAATGGTTTCAAGTCTTCCCTCCACAGCTTTGGGCAGTCGCATATTTCGAAGGAGTGCGATATGGCCACTTCACACTAGGTGTGACCGAGTTGTTGTATAATTGGGCCCTCGAATGTCATGAGCTCCCTGTTGTGCAAATGATGGAACATATTCGCCTTCAACTAACCTCTTGGTTTAACAATCGTCGTGAAACAGGAATAAGATGGACCTCAATTCTTGTTCCCTCCGCCGAGAAGCGGATTTCAGAGGCAATTGCAGATGCTCATTGCTACCAAGTACTTAGAGCAAATGAAGTTGAGTTTGAGATCGTCTCAACTGAGCGGACAAACATAGTTGATATTAGGAGTCGCGTGTGTTCCTGTCGCCGTTGGCAGTTATACGGTTTACCGTGCGCGCACGCTGCAGCTGCACTTATTTCTTGTGGGCAGAATGTTCATCTGTTTGCCGAACCTTGTTTCACGGTGGCAAGCTACCGAGAGACCTATTCGCAGATGATAAATCCTATCCCGGATAAGAGCTACTGGAAGGAGTCAAGGGAAGGAACTGAGGGTGGAGCTGCAAATCTTGATATCATGATACGTCCTCCCAAAACTCGCCGGCCACCTGGGAGACCGAAAAAGAAAGTTCTTTGTGTCGAGAACTTGAAGCGCCCAAAACGAGTTGTTCAATGTGGTAGATGCCATTTACTAGGACATTCTCAAAAGAAATGCACAATGCCAATTTGA